Proteins found in one Balearica regulorum gibbericeps isolate bBalReg1 chromosome 17, bBalReg1.pri, whole genome shotgun sequence genomic segment:
- the TBX3 gene encoding T-box transcription factor TBX3 isoform X2, whose protein sequence is MPTARYNKQQICGILLQFGAGLGSGGERGLEGALCTNGLSPAGCSAGKATAATLPSLRMFPPFKVRCTGLDKKAKYILLMDIVAADDCRYKFHNSRWMVAGKADPEMPKRMYIHPDSPATGEQWMSKVVTFHKLKLTNNISDKHGFTILNSMHKYQPRFHIVRANDILKLPYSTFRTYVFPETEFIAVTAYQNDKITQLKIDNNPFAKGFRDTGNGRREKRKQLTLQSMRVYDERQKKENPTSDESSNEQTAFKCFAQSSCPAVPAVGTSSLKDLCPSEGDSDADSKDDPLLEATESGKISTTTATTPAPASSAAAAGDDPREKGGSPSKSHFFPGDSAGSRSRERTEKAPPDSRHSPATISSSTRGGSLSGEELKSPLRDGPKVDENRLLGKEPFAPLTVQTDSTAHLSQGHLQNLGFPPTLAGQQFFNPLGNGHPLLLHPGQFAMGGAFSGMAAGMGPLLATVSGASAGVSGLDNTVMATAAAQGLSGASAAALPFHLQQHVLASQGLAMSPFGSLFPYPYTYMAAAAAASSAASSSVHRHPFLNAVRPRLRYSPYPLPVPLPDGSSLLTTALPGLAAGSSEGKAGGLTTSPGSVPLDSASDLTSRSSTLSSGSVSLSPKLGADKEAATSELQNIQRLVSGLDPKQDRSRSGSP, encoded by the exons ATGCCAACCGCTCGATATAATAAACAGCAAATTTGTGGTATCCTGTTGCAGTTTGGAGCTGGACTGGGGAGCGGAGGGGAGCGGGGTTTGGAGGGAGCCCTCTGCACAAATGGGTTATCACCGGCAGGCTGCAGCGCTGGGAAAGCCACGGCAGCCACCCTGCCCTCGCT GAGAATGTTTCCTCCATTTAAAGTGAGATGCACTGGACTGGATAAAAAGGCCAAGTACATTTTATTGATGGATATTGTGGCGGCTGATGATTGTAGGTACAAATTCCATAATTCCCGGTGGATGGTAGCCGGCAAAGCTGACCCTGAAATGCCAAAGAGAATGTACATCCACCCGGACAGCCCGGCCACCGGCGAACAATGGATGTCCAAAGTCGTCACCTTTCACAAGCTGAAGCTCACTAACAACATCTCTGACAAGCACGGATTT ACCATTTTAAACTCCATGCACAAGTACCAGCCCCGGTTCCACATCGTCCGAGCCAACGATATTCTCAAGCTTCCCTATAGCACGTTCAGGACCTACGTTTTCCCGGAGACTGAATTCATCGCAGTGACCGCATACCAGAATGATAAG ATCACTCAATTAAAAATTGACAACAACCCCTTTGCCAAAGGTTTTCGGGACACCGGGaatggaaggagagaaaaaag GAAGCAGCTGACCCTGCAGTCCATGCGGGTGTACGACGAgaggcagaagaaggaaaacCCCACCTCGGACGAGTCGTCCAACGAGCAGACGGCCTTCAAGTGCTTCGCCCAGTCCTCCTGCCCCGCCGTGCCCGCCGTCGGCACCTCCAGCCTCAAAG ATCTCTGTCCCAGCGAGGGAGACAGCGATGCAGACAGCAAAGACGATCCCTTGCTAGAAGCCACCGAGTCGGGCAAAATCAGCACGACCACCGCCACCACCCCAGCGCCGGCCAGCTCCGCCGCGGCCGCGGGAGACGACCCCCGGGAGAAGGGGGGCAGCCCTTCCAAAAGCCACTTCTTCCCCGGTGACTCGGCGGGGAGTCGGAGCCGAGAGAGGACGGAGAAAGCCCCTCCGGACTCCCGGCATAGCCCGGCTACTATCTCTTCCAGCACCCGGGGGGGGAGCCTGAGCGGCGAGGAACTGAAAAGCCCCCTCAGGGATGGCCCCAAAGTAGACGAGAACCGGCTGCTGGGCAAAGAGCCCTTCGCTCCCCTCACGGTCCAGACCGACAGCACGGCCCACCTGAGCCAGGGACACTTGCAAAACCTCGgctttccccccaccctggcCGGTCAGCAGTTCTTCAACCCGCTGGGGAACGGGCACCCGCTGCTGCTTCACCCCGGGCAGTTCGCCATGGGGGGGGCCTTCTCCGGCATGGCCGCGGGTATGGGGCCACTGCTCGCCACCGTCTCCGGGGCATCTGCCGGTGTCTCGGGACTGGACAACACGGTCATGGCCACGGCGGCGGCCCAGGGACTCTCGGGAGCATCGGCGGCTGCTTTGCCTTTCCATCTGCAGCAGCACGTCCTGGCGTCTCAG GGCTTGGCCATGTCTCCCTTCGGAAGCCTCTTCCCCTACCCCTACACCTACAtggccgcggccgccgccgcctccagCGCCGCCTCCAGCTCGGTGCACCGGCACCCGTTCCTCAACGCCGTACGGCCGCGGCTCCGCTACAGCCCCTACCCGCTGCCCGTCCCCCTGCCCGACGGCAGCAGCCTCCTCACCACCGCCCTGCCCGGCCTGGCCGCCGGTTCCAGCGAGGGCAAAGCGGGGGGGTTGACCACCAGCCCCGGTTCCGTACCCCTGGACTCCGCCTCGGACCTCACCAGCCGCTCGTCCACCCTCTCCTCCGGCTCCgtctccctctcccccaaacTGGGCGCAGACAAGGAGGCGGCCACCAGCGAACTGCAAAACATCCAGCGCCTGGTCAGTGGGCTCGACCCCAAGCAGGACAGATCCCGCAGCGGCTCCCCGTAA
- the TBX3 gene encoding T-box transcription factor TBX3 isoform X1 — translation MNIPMRDPVIPGTSMAYHPFLPHRAPDFAMSAVLGHQPPFFPALALPPNGAAALSLPGALAKPIMDQLVGAAETGIPFSSLGHQAAAHLRPLKTLEPEEEVEDDPKVHLEAKELWEQFHKRGTEMVITKSGRRMFPPFKVRCTGLDKKAKYILLMDIVAADDCRYKFHNSRWMVAGKADPEMPKRMYIHPDSPATGEQWMSKVVTFHKLKLTNNISDKHGFTILNSMHKYQPRFHIVRANDILKLPYSTFRTYVFPETEFIAVTAYQNDKITQLKIDNNPFAKGFRDTGNGRREKRKQLTLQSMRVYDERQKKENPTSDESSNEQTAFKCFAQSSCPAVPAVGTSSLKDLCPSEGDSDADSKDDPLLEATESGKISTTTATTPAPASSAAAAGDDPREKGGSPSKSHFFPGDSAGSRSRERTEKAPPDSRHSPATISSSTRGGSLSGEELKSPLRDGPKVDENRLLGKEPFAPLTVQTDSTAHLSQGHLQNLGFPPTLAGQQFFNPLGNGHPLLLHPGQFAMGGAFSGMAAGMGPLLATVSGASAGVSGLDNTVMATAAAQGLSGASAAALPFHLQQHVLASQGLAMSPFGSLFPYPYTYMAAAAAASSAASSSVHRHPFLNAVRPRLRYSPYPLPVPLPDGSSLLTTALPGLAAGSSEGKAGGLTTSPGSVPLDSASDLTSRSSTLSSGSVSLSPKLGADKEAATSELQNIQRLVSGLDPKQDRSRSGSP, via the exons ATGAATATACCGATGAGAGATCCAGTAATCCCTGGGACAAGCATGGCTTATCATCCTTTTTTACCTCACCGGGCACCGGACTTTGCCATGAGTGCTGTGTTGGGACATCagcctcccttcttcccggcTCTGGCTTTGCCTCCCAACGGGGCAGCCGCCCTCTCCCTTCCCGGGGCTCTGGCTAAACCCATCATGGATCAGTTAGTGGGGGCTGCAGAGACTGGTatccccttttcttccctgggtCACCAGGCAGCAGCCCATCTGAGGCCTTTAAAAACTCTGGAACCAGAAGAAGAGGTGGAAGATGATCCGAAAGTGCATCTGGAAGCCAAAGAGCTTTGGGAACAATTCCATAAAAGAGGCACGGAGATGGTGATTACCAAATCGGGAAG GAGAATGTTTCCTCCATTTAAAGTGAGATGCACTGGACTGGATAAAAAGGCCAAGTACATTTTATTGATGGATATTGTGGCGGCTGATGATTGTAGGTACAAATTCCATAATTCCCGGTGGATGGTAGCCGGCAAAGCTGACCCTGAAATGCCAAAGAGAATGTACATCCACCCGGACAGCCCGGCCACCGGCGAACAATGGATGTCCAAAGTCGTCACCTTTCACAAGCTGAAGCTCACTAACAACATCTCTGACAAGCACGGATTT ACCATTTTAAACTCCATGCACAAGTACCAGCCCCGGTTCCACATCGTCCGAGCCAACGATATTCTCAAGCTTCCCTATAGCACGTTCAGGACCTACGTTTTCCCGGAGACTGAATTCATCGCAGTGACCGCATACCAGAATGATAAG ATCACTCAATTAAAAATTGACAACAACCCCTTTGCCAAAGGTTTTCGGGACACCGGGaatggaaggagagaaaaaag GAAGCAGCTGACCCTGCAGTCCATGCGGGTGTACGACGAgaggcagaagaaggaaaacCCCACCTCGGACGAGTCGTCCAACGAGCAGACGGCCTTCAAGTGCTTCGCCCAGTCCTCCTGCCCCGCCGTGCCCGCCGTCGGCACCTCCAGCCTCAAAG ATCTCTGTCCCAGCGAGGGAGACAGCGATGCAGACAGCAAAGACGATCCCTTGCTAGAAGCCACCGAGTCGGGCAAAATCAGCACGACCACCGCCACCACCCCAGCGCCGGCCAGCTCCGCCGCGGCCGCGGGAGACGACCCCCGGGAGAAGGGGGGCAGCCCTTCCAAAAGCCACTTCTTCCCCGGTGACTCGGCGGGGAGTCGGAGCCGAGAGAGGACGGAGAAAGCCCCTCCGGACTCCCGGCATAGCCCGGCTACTATCTCTTCCAGCACCCGGGGGGGGAGCCTGAGCGGCGAGGAACTGAAAAGCCCCCTCAGGGATGGCCCCAAAGTAGACGAGAACCGGCTGCTGGGCAAAGAGCCCTTCGCTCCCCTCACGGTCCAGACCGACAGCACGGCCCACCTGAGCCAGGGACACTTGCAAAACCTCGgctttccccccaccctggcCGGTCAGCAGTTCTTCAACCCGCTGGGGAACGGGCACCCGCTGCTGCTTCACCCCGGGCAGTTCGCCATGGGGGGGGCCTTCTCCGGCATGGCCGCGGGTATGGGGCCACTGCTCGCCACCGTCTCCGGGGCATCTGCCGGTGTCTCGGGACTGGACAACACGGTCATGGCCACGGCGGCGGCCCAGGGACTCTCGGGAGCATCGGCGGCTGCTTTGCCTTTCCATCTGCAGCAGCACGTCCTGGCGTCTCAG GGCTTGGCCATGTCTCCCTTCGGAAGCCTCTTCCCCTACCCCTACACCTACAtggccgcggccgccgccgcctccagCGCCGCCTCCAGCTCGGTGCACCGGCACCCGTTCCTCAACGCCGTACGGCCGCGGCTCCGCTACAGCCCCTACCCGCTGCCCGTCCCCCTGCCCGACGGCAGCAGCCTCCTCACCACCGCCCTGCCCGGCCTGGCCGCCGGTTCCAGCGAGGGCAAAGCGGGGGGGTTGACCACCAGCCCCGGTTCCGTACCCCTGGACTCCGCCTCGGACCTCACCAGCCGCTCGTCCACCCTCTCCTCCGGCTCCgtctccctctcccccaaacTGGGCGCAGACAAGGAGGCGGCCACCAGCGAACTGCAAAACATCCAGCGCCTGGTCAGTGGGCTCGACCCCAAGCAGGACAGATCCCGCAGCGGCTCCCCGTAA